From one Luteipulveratus mongoliensis genomic stretch:
- a CDS encoding thymidine phosphorylase: protein MSEAFDAVDVIRAKRDRQQLTDEQIDWVIDAYTRGVVADEQMSALAMAVLLNGMERSEIARWTAAMIASGERMDFSSLSRPTSDKHSTGGVGDKITLPLAPLVAACGVAVPQLSGRGLGHTGGTLDKLESIPGWRAALSNEEMLAQLDDVGAVICAAGDGLAPADKKLYALRDVTGTVEAIPLIASSIMSKKIAEGTGALVLDVKVGSGAFMKDAEQAGELARTMVALGTDAGVKTVALLTDMSTPLGLTAGNALEVRESVEVLEGGGPADVVELTVTLAREMLAAAGKDDIDPAEALKDGRAMDVWRRMIQAQGGDPDAELPNAKETQVIAADANGTLTRLDALQVGVAAWRLGAGRARKEDPVQAGAGVQMHAKPGDVVRKGQPLLTLHTDTPEKFARAQESLKDAWTIAESAGARTPLVIDRVD from the coding sequence ATGAGTGAAGCGTTCGATGCCGTCGATGTCATCCGGGCCAAGCGGGACCGCCAGCAGCTGACCGATGAGCAGATCGACTGGGTGATCGACGCCTACACCCGAGGGGTCGTTGCGGACGAGCAGATGTCGGCGCTGGCCATGGCCGTGCTGCTCAACGGGATGGAGCGCTCCGAGATCGCACGCTGGACCGCGGCGATGATCGCCTCGGGGGAGCGGATGGACTTCTCCTCACTGTCCCGACCGACGTCCGACAAGCACTCGACGGGCGGCGTCGGCGACAAGATCACCCTGCCGCTGGCGCCTCTGGTCGCGGCCTGCGGGGTCGCGGTGCCGCAGCTGTCCGGCCGCGGGCTCGGCCACACGGGCGGCACGTTGGACAAGCTGGAGTCGATCCCGGGCTGGCGCGCTGCGCTGTCCAACGAGGAGATGCTCGCCCAGCTCGACGACGTCGGCGCAGTGATCTGCGCGGCCGGTGACGGCCTCGCGCCGGCTGACAAGAAGCTCTACGCGCTGCGCGATGTGACCGGCACGGTCGAGGCGATCCCCTTGATCGCCAGCTCGATCATGAGCAAGAAGATCGCCGAGGGCACCGGAGCGCTCGTGCTCGACGTCAAGGTCGGCAGCGGCGCGTTCATGAAGGACGCGGAGCAGGCGGGCGAGCTCGCGCGCACGATGGTCGCGCTCGGCACCGACGCCGGCGTCAAGACGGTCGCCCTGCTGACTGACATGTCGACACCGCTCGGGCTCACGGCCGGCAACGCGCTTGAGGTGCGGGAGTCGGTCGAGGTCCTCGAGGGCGGCGGCCCGGCCGACGTTGTCGAGCTGACCGTGACACTGGCGCGCGAGATGCTTGCGGCCGCCGGCAAGGACGACATCGACCCGGCTGAGGCGCTCAAGGACGGACGCGCGATGGACGTCTGGCGCCGCATGATCCAGGCGCAGGGCGGCGACCCCGACGCCGAGCTGCCGAATGCCAAGGAGACACAGGTCATCGCTGCCGACGCCAACGGCACTCTCACCCGGCTCGACGCCCTCCAGGTCGGAGTTGCGGCCTGGCGACTCGGCGCCGGCCGCGCTCGCAAGGAGGACCCGGTCCAGGCGGGCGCCGGGGTGCAGATGCACGCCAAGCCCGGCGATGTCGTACGCAAGGGTCAGCCGCTGCTGACGCTGCACACGGACACTCCGGAGAAGTTCGCCCGGGCGCAGGAGTCGCTCAAGGATGCGTGGACGATCGCTGAGTCGGCGGGCGCGCGTACGCCCCTGGTGATCGACCGGGTCGACTAG
- a CDS encoding ABC transporter permease has product MTAGLEVGTSVVHEAPRSRKIPTKYLLASGAAGIVLLSLLRVITGANDIDSAGIVNAALIGAVPIGLAALGGLWSERAGVVNIGLEGMMILGTWGAAWAGIKWGPWMGLVGGIVAGLLGAAIHALATVGFGVDHIVSGVALNVIAPGATSYLATRTFTGMQGGGPTQSPTIDSLPTLSVPGVDGLKDLEAHHWFLASDLAGLIRGLLTDLSIVTIFAILLVIGSWWVLWRTPFGLRLRSCGESPVAAETLGVNVYLYKVYGVLASGALAGLAGAFLAQVAANAYREGQTGNRGYIGLAAMIFGNWRPGGLAGGSLLFGYTDAARLRNAGSNIHAMILLAAVLLIVVGLWQLLRKHRTVQGVIALVVGGGALLMYLFTDTISSELAGTTPYLVTLLVMALASQRLRMPAADGKIYRRGEGQ; this is encoded by the coding sequence ATGACCGCCGGTCTGGAGGTCGGCACCAGCGTCGTCCACGAGGCACCACGCAGCCGCAAGATCCCGACGAAGTACCTGCTCGCGTCCGGTGCGGCCGGCATCGTGCTGCTGTCGTTGCTGCGGGTCATCACGGGCGCCAACGACATCGACTCGGCCGGCATCGTCAATGCCGCGCTCATCGGTGCCGTGCCCATCGGGCTCGCGGCGCTGGGTGGCCTCTGGTCCGAGCGCGCCGGAGTGGTCAACATCGGCCTCGAGGGCATGATGATCCTCGGCACCTGGGGTGCAGCCTGGGCGGGGATCAAGTGGGGTCCGTGGATGGGCCTGGTCGGAGGCATCGTCGCCGGACTCCTCGGCGCGGCGATCCACGCTCTCGCCACAGTGGGCTTCGGCGTCGACCACATCGTCTCTGGTGTCGCGCTCAACGTCATCGCGCCGGGTGCGACCAGCTATCTGGCCACTCGCACCTTCACCGGCATGCAGGGCGGTGGGCCGACTCAGTCCCCGACGATCGACTCGCTGCCGACGCTGTCCGTGCCGGGTGTCGACGGCTTGAAGGATCTGGAAGCCCACCACTGGTTCCTGGCCTCCGACCTTGCCGGTCTCATACGTGGTCTGCTCACCGACCTCTCGATCGTGACGATCTTCGCGATCCTGCTGGTCATCGGGTCGTGGTGGGTGCTGTGGCGTACGCCGTTCGGCCTTCGCCTGCGCTCCTGCGGTGAGTCGCCGGTCGCCGCAGAGACCTTGGGCGTCAACGTCTACCTCTACAAGGTCTACGGCGTGCTCGCATCCGGTGCGCTCGCTGGTCTCGCCGGCGCGTTCCTGGCGCAGGTCGCGGCCAACGCCTATCGCGAGGGACAGACCGGCAACCGCGGTTACATCGGTCTGGCCGCGATGATCTTCGGCAACTGGAGGCCGGGCGGACTGGCCGGCGGTTCCTTGCTGTTCGGCTACACCGACGCCGCGCGCCTGCGCAACGCCGGCAGCAACATCCACGCGATGATCCTGCTGGCCGCAGTGCTGCTGATCGTGGTCGGTCTGTGGCAGCTGCTGCGCAAGCACCGCACCGTGCAAGGTGTCATCGCCCTCGTCGTCGGTGGTGGCGCACTGCTGATGTACCTGTTCACCGACACGATCAGCAGCGAGCTCGCCGGGACGACGCCCTACCTCGTCACCCTGCTGGTGATGGCGCTGGCCTCCCAGCGACTACGGATGCCGGCTGCTGACGGCAAGATCTACCGTCGCGGCGAAGGACAGTAG
- a CDS encoding ABC transporter ATP-binding protein → MPDTDVAVELHGITKRFPGVVANKDIEIVVRRGTVHAIVGENGAGKSTLMKILYGVQKPDEGSITVNGQQQSFSSPTDAIKAGIGMVFQHFMLADNFTVLENVVLGAEQLHGIGGAARQEIERISSAYGLGVRPGDLVADLGVGARQRVEILKVLYRGAKILILDEPTAVLVPQEVDELFDNLAGLKAEGLTVIFISHKLDEVLKVADEITVIRRGTTVQTVEPKGVTARQLAELMVGSELPTPQTEESTVTDRVALQVKDASLGSATGPKVLDHIDLTIHAGEVLGIAGVEGNGQAELVEIIMGMRDASSGVITFGDTDITEWHTREIREAGIGYIPEDRHRHGLLLDAPLWENRILGHQTEEPNIKGFLIDGKDAKADTQRIVEQYDVRTPSIFVTAGSLSGGNQQKLIIGREMSHSPKVLVAAHPTRGVDVGAQAAIWDHIREARREGLGVLLISADLDELIGLSDTIRVILRGRLSDEFDPDTVTAEQLGAAMTGADTKEEQA, encoded by the coding sequence GTGCCTGACACCGACGTCGCCGTCGAGCTGCACGGCATCACCAAGCGATTCCCCGGTGTCGTCGCCAACAAGGACATCGAGATCGTGGTGCGCAGAGGCACCGTGCACGCGATCGTCGGTGAGAACGGCGCGGGCAAGTCGACGCTGATGAAGATCCTGTACGGCGTGCAGAAGCCGGACGAGGGCTCGATCACCGTCAACGGTCAGCAGCAGTCGTTCAGCAGCCCGACCGATGCGATCAAGGCCGGCATCGGCATGGTGTTCCAGCACTTCATGCTGGCCGACAACTTCACCGTCCTGGAGAACGTCGTCCTTGGCGCCGAACAGCTGCACGGCATCGGCGGTGCAGCCCGGCAGGAGATCGAGCGGATCTCCTCGGCGTACGGCCTGGGTGTCCGGCCCGGTGACCTGGTCGCCGACCTCGGCGTCGGTGCACGCCAGCGGGTCGAGATCCTCAAGGTGCTCTACCGCGGTGCCAAGATCCTGATCCTGGACGAGCCGACGGCGGTGCTCGTGCCCCAGGAAGTCGATGAGCTGTTCGACAACCTCGCCGGGCTCAAGGCCGAGGGTCTGACCGTCATCTTCATCTCGCACAAGCTGGACGAGGTGCTCAAGGTCGCGGACGAGATCACCGTCATCCGCCGGGGTACGACCGTGCAGACCGTCGAGCCCAAGGGCGTGACCGCGCGTCAGCTGGCCGAGCTCATGGTCGGCTCGGAGCTGCCGACCCCGCAGACCGAGGAGTCGACCGTCACCGACCGGGTCGCCCTCCAGGTCAAGGACGCGAGCCTCGGCTCGGCGACCGGGCCCAAGGTGCTGGACCACATCGACCTGACGATCCACGCCGGTGAGGTGCTGGGCATTGCCGGCGTCGAGGGCAACGGGCAGGCCGAGCTGGTCGAGATCATCATGGGCATGCGCGATGCGTCCAGCGGGGTCATCACGTTCGGCGACACCGACATCACCGAGTGGCACACCCGCGAGATCCGTGAGGCGGGCATCGGCTACATCCCCGAGGACCGGCACCGCCACGGCCTGCTGCTGGACGCGCCGCTGTGGGAGAACCGCATCCTCGGCCACCAGACCGAGGAGCCCAACATCAAGGGCTTCCTGATCGATGGCAAGGACGCCAAGGCGGACACCCAGCGCATCGTCGAGCAGTACGACGTCCGCACGCCCTCGATCTTCGTCACCGCCGGCTCGTTGTCCGGTGGCAACCAGCAGAAGCTGATCATCGGCCGCGAGATGAGCCACTCGCCCAAGGTGCTGGTGGCTGCGCACCCGACGCGCGGCGTCGACGTAGGCGCACAGGCGGCGATCTGGGACCACATCCGCGAGGCGCGTCGTGAGGGCCTCGGAGTGCTGCTGATCTCGGCCGACCTCGATGAGCTCATCGGCCTGTCCGACACGATCCGCGTCATCCTGCGTGGTCGGCTGTCGGACGAGTTCGATCCCGACACGGTCACCGCTGAGCAGCTCGGAGCTGCCATGACGGGTGCCGACACCAAGGAGGAGCAAGCGTGA
- a CDS encoding ABC transporter permease, whose translation MKTRFDPRRLALGAAAPVLALLVAVLITSLILLATGDPVGDVWKQMLKAPKPGQFTDMINSATVLYFSAIAVAIGFKMNLFNIGVDGQYRVAAFAAAAVGGQALLPGPLNILLILVVAMAAGAFWAGIAAWLKYSRGVSEVISTIMLNAIATGVVAWLLAKVAADQAEGSNEIGTKELPESSRVGGIKLLSGTNKEVYGLIVLAILVGFLYWFVINRTRFGFDLRATGRSESAAVASGVDVKRMVLTSMLLSGAVAGLVGLPLLLGENYNYGTDFQAGLGFSGIAIALIGRNNAVGIGLGALLWAYLEKQAVTLPIATDVDDSIVKIIQGVMVLAVVIAYEVVRRVGQRIEQQQVTKQLAAQDAQPVAAEGAKA comes from the coding sequence GTGAAGACGCGCTTCGATCCGCGACGCCTCGCGCTCGGGGCTGCTGCTCCCGTGCTCGCTCTGCTGGTCGCCGTCCTGATCACCTCGTTGATCCTGCTCGCCACCGGCGACCCGGTCGGCGACGTGTGGAAGCAGATGCTCAAGGCGCCCAAGCCGGGCCAGTTCACCGACATGATCAACAGCGCCACGGTGCTGTACTTCTCGGCCATCGCCGTGGCGATCGGCTTCAAGATGAACCTGTTCAACATCGGTGTCGACGGCCAGTACCGCGTGGCGGCGTTCGCCGCTGCCGCCGTGGGCGGCCAGGCGCTGCTGCCGGGCCCGCTCAACATCCTCCTGATCCTCGTGGTCGCCATGGCGGCCGGCGCGTTCTGGGCCGGCATCGCCGCGTGGCTGAAGTACAGCCGGGGTGTCAGCGAGGTCATCTCGACGATCATGCTCAACGCCATCGCCACGGGCGTCGTCGCCTGGCTGCTGGCCAAGGTCGCCGCGGACCAGGCCGAGGGCAGCAACGAGATCGGCACCAAGGAGCTCCCGGAGTCATCCCGTGTGGGCGGCATCAAGCTGCTGAGCGGCACCAACAAGGAGGTGTACGGCCTGATCGTCCTCGCGATCCTGGTCGGCTTCCTCTACTGGTTCGTCATCAACCGCACCCGCTTCGGCTTCGACCTGCGCGCCACCGGGCGGTCGGAGAGCGCCGCCGTGGCCAGCGGTGTCGACGTCAAGCGGATGGTGCTGACGTCAATGCTGCTGTCGGGCGCGGTCGCCGGCCTCGTCGGCCTGCCGCTGCTGCTGGGTGAGAACTACAACTACGGCACCGACTTCCAGGCCGGGCTCGGCTTCTCCGGCATCGCCATCGCCCTGATCGGCCGCAACAACGCGGTCGGTATCGGCCTCGGTGCGCTGCTGTGGGCCTATCTCGAGAAGCAAGCCGTCACGCTGCCGATCGCGACTGACGTGGACGACTCCATCGTCAAGATCATCCAGGGCGTCATGGTGCTGGCCGTCGTCATCGCCTACGAGGTCGTACGCCGCGTCGGTCAGCGGATCGAGCAGCAACAAGTCACCAAACAGCTGGCCGCGCAGGACGCGCAGCCGGTCGCCGCGGAAGGGGCCAAGGCATGA
- a CDS encoding cytidine deaminase: MTQEIDWEALTAEAVTAMRTAYAPYSGFPVGVAGLVDDGRIVSGCNVENAAYGVALCAECGMVSTLHRTGGGRLVAVACVNAEGEPLMPCGRCRQLLWEHGGADCLLQTPLGVQPMSDVLPQAFGPEDIEHVTGESATH, translated from the coding sequence GTGACCCAAGAGATCGACTGGGAAGCCCTGACCGCGGAAGCCGTCACGGCGATGCGGACGGCGTACGCGCCGTACAGCGGCTTTCCGGTCGGTGTCGCGGGCCTCGTCGATGACGGCCGCATCGTCAGTGGCTGCAACGTCGAGAACGCCGCCTACGGTGTGGCGCTGTGCGCCGAGTGCGGCATGGTCTCGACACTGCACCGCACCGGCGGTGGACGGCTTGTCGCCGTCGCCTGCGTCAACGCCGAGGGCGAGCCGCTCATGCCGTGCGGACGCTGCCGTCAGCTGCTCTGGGAGCACGGCGGTGCCGACTGTCTGCTCCAGACGCCGCTCGGCGTGCAGCCGATGAGTGACGTGCTGCCGCAAGCCTTCGGTCCCGAGGACATCGAGCACGTCACGGGCGAGTCCGCGACGCACTGA